In Synechococcus sp. CC9616, the following are encoded in one genomic region:
- the ccsB gene encoding c-type cytochrome biogenesis protein CcsB: MLAAPFDAVTTLGFAAFVLLLLALPVSFWAASSQTSSTSVRMLVAIANLLLTAQLVLRWWQSGHFPISNLYESLCFLAWACTLTQLLVERSWPSPIVPAAATPMGLGCVAFASFALPDQLQSSAPLVPALRSSWLVMHVSVIMVSYAALLVGSLLSFAVLITDRGEALELRSSSIGSGGFRQAAAVADSGVVQLRSVELTTNEQLDSLSYRTITVGFLLLTVGIISGAVWANEAWGSYWSWDPKETWALICWLVYAAYLHPRLSRGWQGRRPALVAVVGLVVIAVCYIGVNLLGIGLHSYGWFFGG; the protein is encoded by the coding sequence TTGCTCGCTGCTCCATTCGACGCGGTTACCACCCTCGGGTTCGCGGCCTTTGTTCTGCTGCTGCTGGCGCTGCCGGTGTCCTTCTGGGCCGCCTCAAGCCAGACCTCTTCAACGAGCGTGCGGATGCTGGTCGCGATTGCGAATCTCCTGCTCACGGCCCAGCTTGTGTTGCGCTGGTGGCAGTCCGGCCATTTCCCGATCAGCAATCTCTACGAGTCGCTCTGTTTCCTGGCCTGGGCCTGCACATTGACCCAGCTTTTGGTTGAGCGCAGCTGGCCATCACCGATCGTTCCGGCGGCAGCAACGCCAATGGGACTGGGTTGTGTTGCTTTTGCCAGCTTCGCTTTGCCAGATCAGCTTCAGTCGTCGGCGCCATTGGTGCCGGCCCTGCGCTCGAGCTGGCTGGTGATGCACGTGAGCGTGATCATGGTCAGCTACGCAGCTTTGCTGGTGGGATCTCTGCTGTCGTTTGCGGTGTTGATCACCGACCGCGGCGAAGCCCTGGAATTACGCAGTAGTTCGATCGGTAGTGGTGGATTCCGCCAGGCCGCTGCTGTGGCGGACAGCGGAGTGGTGCAACTCCGTTCAGTTGAGCTGACGACGAATGAGCAACTCGATAGCCTCAGCTATCGCACGATCACCGTCGGGTTTCTGCTGCTCACCGTCGGCATCATCAGCGGCGCGGTGTGGGCCAATGAAGCCTGGGGGAGTTACTGGAGTTGGGATCCGAAGGAAACCTGGGCGCTGATTTGTTGGCTGGTTTACGCCGCCTATCTCCATCCCCGCCTCAGCCGCGGTTGGCAGGGCCGACGCCCCGCCCTTGTTGCCGTGGTTGGTCTTGTGGTGATCGCTGTTTGCTACATCGGCGTGAATCTGCTTGGCATTGGTTTGCACAGCTATGGCTGGTTTTTTGGGGGTTGA
- the rpe gene encoding ribulose-phosphate 3-epimerase, producing MSTQHRPVQIIPSVLPADWAAMGKCVKDLEDAGVDRIQFDVMDGNFVPNLTFGPELISACRRYCNVPFETQLMVSQYNCETMLDQYVEATKGPNGEPGVVIAHVEANNHLHRVLGRIRQLGGSPSVAMNPHTPMDMVKNVLDMVDHVLVMTVNPGFGGQAYIPTMLDKISELRSTILERNLDIDIEVDGGIKANWTLSQCCAAGANCFIAGSGMFAYPSLKEGCDDLRRVALAAQAGEVLPTPA from the coding sequence ATGTCGACTCAACATCGCCCTGTTCAGATTATTCCTTCGGTTCTCCCTGCGGACTGGGCAGCGATGGGAAAGTGCGTCAAAGATCTTGAAGATGCGGGGGTTGACCGAATTCAATTTGACGTGATGGACGGAAATTTCGTACCGAATCTGACCTTTGGTCCGGAGCTGATCTCGGCATGCCGCCGCTATTGCAATGTGCCTTTTGAAACACAGTTAATGGTCAGTCAATACAACTGCGAAACCATGCTTGATCAATACGTTGAAGCCACTAAAGGGCCCAACGGTGAGCCCGGAGTGGTGATCGCTCACGTTGAAGCCAATAACCATCTCCACCGGGTTCTCGGCCGAATCAGGCAGCTCGGGGGAAGCCCTTCAGTGGCGATGAACCCCCATACACCGATGGACATGGTGAAAAACGTGCTCGACATGGTCGACCATGTTTTGGTGATGACGGTCAATCCCGGATTTGGTGGCCAGGCTTATATCCCAACGATGCTTGACAAGATCTCCGAATTGCGTTCCACCATCCTTGAACGAAATCTTGATATAGATATTGAGGTTGATGGTGGAATCAAGGCGAACTGGACTCTTTCTCAGTGCTGTGCAGCAGGAGCCAACTGTTTTATTGCCGGAAGCGGGATGTTTGCTTATCCAAGCCTCAAGGAAGGTTGTGATGACCTGCGACGTGTCGCTTTAGCAGCCCAAGCCGGTGAGGTCTTACCAACTCCGGCATGA
- the glpX gene encoding class II fructose-bisphosphatase: MDQTLIQEILEIVEQAAIASASLSGKGLKDEADALAVDAMRKRMNQIQMQGRIVIGEGERDEAPMLYIGEEVGTGTGPGVDFAVDPCEGTNLCAFNQRGSMAVLAASDRGGLFNAPDFYMKKLAAPPAAKGKVDIRKSATENIKILSECLGLPVDELNIVVMDRARHKDLIAEIRATGARIQPISDGDVQAAIACGFAGTGTHCLMGIGAAPEGVISAAAMRALGGHFQGQLVYDPAIAQTSEWADMTKEGNLARLAEMGIADPDKVYEAEELACGEHVCFAGSGITDGLLFNGVKFEKDCTRTSSLVISNLDNTCRFTNTVHIKDGAQSIALS; encoded by the coding sequence GTGGATCAGACCCTCATTCAGGAAATTCTCGAGATCGTCGAGCAGGCCGCCATCGCTTCCGCCTCGCTCTCCGGCAAAGGCCTGAAGGATGAAGCGGATGCGTTGGCCGTTGATGCCATGCGCAAGCGCATGAATCAGATCCAGATGCAGGGCCGCATCGTGATTGGTGAGGGGGAACGTGATGAAGCCCCGATGCTTTACATCGGAGAAGAGGTCGGCACCGGCACTGGCCCTGGCGTGGATTTCGCTGTTGACCCTTGCGAAGGCACCAACCTTTGCGCCTTCAACCAGCGTGGCTCGATGGCTGTTCTCGCAGCCTCTGATCGCGGTGGTCTGTTCAACGCCCCCGACTTCTACATGAAGAAGCTGGCTGCTCCTCCGGCTGCCAAGGGCAAGGTGGACATCCGCAAGTCGGCCACTGAAAACATCAAGATCCTCAGCGAGTGCCTGGGTCTCCCCGTCGACGAGCTGAACATCGTGGTGATGGATCGTGCTCGTCACAAGGATCTGATCGCTGAGATCCGTGCCACCGGCGCTCGCATCCAGCCCATCTCAGACGGCGACGTACAGGCCGCCATCGCCTGCGGTTTCGCTGGCACGGGCACCCACTGCCTGATGGGTATTGGTGCTGCCCCCGAAGGTGTGATTTCCGCCGCTGCCATGCGCGCTCTAGGTGGCCATTTCCAGGGTCAACTGGTTTACGACCCTGCGATTGCTCAGACTTCCGAATGGGCTGACATGACCAAAGAGGGCAACCTGGCGCGTCTCGCTGAGATGGGCATCGCCGATCCGGACAAGGTCTACGAAGCAGAGGAGCTGGCCTGCGGCGAGCATGTTTGTTTCGCTGGCAGCGGCATCACTGATGGCCTGCTGTTCAATGGAGTTAAGTTCGAAAAGGACTGCACCCGCACCAGCAGCCTGGTGATCAGCAACCTGGACAACACCTGCCGCTTCACCAACACCGTGCACATCAAGGACGGCGCTCAAAGCATCGCTCTGAGCTGA
- the speB gene encoding agmatinase, with protein sequence MTASSDDTAGFQRQHPSEGMQALEKERQLPLTGWQTEVDRARDLGLDAAASIVDRRISTFSRGELPHYAGINTFMKAPYLEDVNQVGNYDVAVLGVPHDSGTTYRPGTRFGPQGIRRISALYTPYNYEMGVDLREQIRLCDVGDIFTIPANNEKSFDQISKGVAHVFASGAFPIILGGDHSIGFPTVRGVCRHLGDRKVGIIHFDRHVDTQETDLDERMHTCPWFHATNMANAPAANLVQLGIGGWQVPREGVKVCRERGTNVLTVTDITEMGLEAAAQFAIERATDGTDCVYISFDIDCIDAGFVPGTGWPEPGGLLPREALKLLELIVRQVPVCGLELVEVSPPYDISDMTSLMATRVICDTMAHLVVSGQLPRRQAPSWLDPTCNMQVDQAWR encoded by the coding sequence ATGACTGCGTCCTCAGACGACACGGCTGGTTTTCAGCGCCAACATCCCAGTGAGGGGATGCAGGCTCTTGAAAAGGAACGTCAGCTGCCGCTGACCGGTTGGCAAACGGAGGTGGATCGGGCCCGTGACTTGGGCCTGGATGCTGCGGCAAGCATCGTGGATCGCCGGATTTCCACCTTCTCGCGGGGTGAACTTCCTCACTACGCCGGCATCAACACCTTCATGAAGGCTCCCTATCTGGAGGATGTGAATCAGGTCGGCAACTATGACGTTGCCGTGCTGGGCGTTCCCCACGACAGCGGCACCACCTATCGACCTGGTACGCGTTTTGGTCCCCAGGGAATCCGCCGCATTTCAGCGCTGTACACCCCGTACAACTACGAGATGGGCGTTGATCTGCGCGAGCAGATTCGCCTCTGCGATGTCGGAGACATCTTCACGATTCCCGCCAACAATGAAAAGAGTTTCGATCAGATTTCCAAAGGGGTGGCCCACGTGTTTGCCAGCGGGGCCTTCCCGATCATCCTGGGAGGAGATCATTCGATCGGCTTCCCAACGGTGCGGGGGGTCTGCAGGCATCTCGGCGATCGCAAGGTCGGCATCATCCATTTCGATCGGCATGTCGACACCCAGGAGACCGATCTGGATGAGCGGATGCATACCTGTCCCTGGTTCCATGCCACCAACATGGCCAACGCCCCCGCGGCGAATCTCGTGCAGCTGGGCATCGGCGGCTGGCAGGTGCCCCGTGAGGGCGTGAAGGTCTGCCGTGAGCGAGGCACCAATGTGCTCACGGTGACTGACATCACCGAGATGGGGCTCGAAGCGGCTGCACAGTTTGCGATTGAGCGGGCCACCGATGGCACCGACTGCGTCTACATCTCCTTCGACATCGACTGCATCGATGCCGGCTTCGTTCCTGGCACAGGCTGGCCGGAGCCAGGTGGTCTGCTGCCCAGGGAAGCTCTCAAGCTGCTTGAACTGATTGTTCGCCAGGTGCCTGTCTGTGGCCTTGAACTCGTGGAGGTCTCACCTCCCTACGACATCAGCGACATGACCTCGCTGATGGCGACCCGGGTGATCTGCGACACCATGGCTCATCTGGTGGTGAGCGGTCAGCTCCCCCGCCGCCAGGCGCCGAGTTGGCTCGATCCAACCTGCAACATGCAGGTTGATCAGGCCTGGCGCTGA
- the pgl gene encoding 6-phosphogluconolactonase, translating to MATYRIERASDPQDLARRASELIAAQISLALDQRDRCQIALSGGTTPARAYTMLGQERLPWDRVDVFLGDERWVAADDESSNARMLRKTLLAEEPGSRATFHAVPTVELANADASAEAFGALVSRLCPGEPPIFDVMLLGLGDDGHTASLFPGTEAPTVSDRWSTVGRGKGLDRITLTAPVLSASRQVIFLVSGAGKQDALKRLIDPDESPERTPAKLVQPASEVVILADQNAAPAP from the coding sequence ATGGCCACTTATCGCATCGAGCGGGCGAGCGATCCTCAGGACCTCGCTCGCCGGGCCTCCGAGTTGATCGCTGCCCAGATCAGCCTTGCTCTCGATCAGCGTGATCGCTGTCAAATCGCACTGTCCGGCGGAACGACCCCCGCCCGGGCCTACACGATGCTCGGGCAGGAACGGCTCCCCTGGGATCGTGTGGATGTGTTCCTCGGTGATGAGCGCTGGGTTGCTGCCGATGATGAATCCAGCAATGCCCGCATGCTTCGCAAAACCCTTCTGGCGGAGGAACCAGGGTCGCGCGCAACGTTTCATGCCGTGCCGACGGTGGAGTTGGCCAATGCGGATGCCAGTGCTGAGGCTTTCGGGGCTCTGGTGTCCCGCCTCTGTCCCGGGGAGCCGCCCATCTTCGATGTGATGCTCCTGGGGCTTGGGGATGACGGGCACACCGCGTCGCTTTTCCCCGGCACGGAAGCCCCCACCGTCAGCGACCGCTGGTCGACGGTCGGTCGCGGCAAGGGTCTGGATCGGATCACCCTCACCGCACCGGTGCTCAGTGCCTCGCGCCAGGTGATTTTTCTGGTGAGTGGGGCTGGCAAGCAGGACGCTCTGAAGCGTCTGATCGACCCAGATGAATCGCCTGAGCGCACCCCCGCCAAGTTGGTGCAGCCGGCCTCTGAGGTTGTGATTTTGGCGGATCAGAACGCCGCTCCTGCTCCCTGA
- a CDS encoding glutamyl-tRNA reductase, translating into MHIAVVGLSHRTAPVEIRERLSIPEQTMETSLQSLKGNEQVIEASILSTCNRLEIYTLVRNPELGVSAVSEFLSGHSGLATGDLSPHLFSYHHEDAVDHLMRVASGLDSLVLGEGQILSQVKKMMRLGQEHKSLGPILNRLLTQAVSTGKRVRSETNLGTGAVSISSAAVELAQLKLGQSRGLDQLVTLETEQIAVVGAGRMSRLLLQHLQAKGAAGVVLLNRTVERAELLSKDFPDLPIQSRPITDLDQYLSTCSLVFTSTAAEDPIIDAARLQPLNRRSRLRLIDIGVPRNIAADAADVAGVESHDVDDLQEVVARNQEARQAIAREAEQLLQREAQQFLEWWDSLEAVPTINRLRASMETIRGEELQKALSRMGPDFSARERKVVEALSKGIINKILHTPVTQLRSPQSRQERQHSLRTVERLFDLEPQVDS; encoded by the coding sequence ATGCACATTGCCGTCGTCGGCCTCAGTCATCGAACGGCACCGGTGGAGATCCGGGAACGGCTCAGCATTCCTGAGCAGACCATGGAGACTTCCCTCCAGTCCCTGAAGGGCAACGAGCAGGTGATTGAGGCCTCGATCCTGAGCACCTGCAACCGTCTGGAGATCTACACCCTGGTTCGCAACCCCGAGCTTGGGGTGTCCGCGGTGAGTGAATTCCTGAGTGGACACTCAGGCCTCGCCACCGGGGATCTCTCTCCACATCTATTTAGTTATCACCATGAGGACGCTGTCGACCATCTGATGCGCGTTGCATCCGGTCTCGACAGCCTTGTCCTGGGAGAGGGTCAGATCCTGTCCCAGGTGAAGAAGATGATGCGGTTGGGGCAGGAGCACAAGTCTCTTGGCCCTATCCTCAACCGCCTGCTCACCCAGGCCGTCAGCACCGGTAAGCGGGTGCGCAGTGAAACCAATCTCGGAACGGGTGCCGTTTCGATCAGCTCGGCGGCTGTTGAGCTGGCTCAGCTGAAGCTCGGTCAGTCGCGCGGACTTGACCAGCTCGTCACCCTGGAAACCGAACAAATCGCAGTGGTGGGCGCTGGGCGGATGAGCCGCCTGCTCCTACAACACCTGCAGGCCAAAGGTGCCGCGGGGGTGGTTCTGCTCAATCGCACGGTCGAGCGCGCCGAGCTGCTCTCGAAGGACTTCCCCGACCTGCCAATCCAGTCTCGCCCGATCACGGACCTGGATCAGTACCTCAGCACCTGCTCACTGGTCTTCACCAGCACGGCAGCTGAGGACCCGATCATCGATGCTGCTCGCCTGCAACCACTCAACCGCCGCAGTCGATTGCGGTTGATTGACATCGGTGTTCCCAGGAACATTGCCGCGGATGCCGCCGATGTTGCCGGAGTCGAATCCCACGATGTGGATGACCTTCAGGAGGTGGTGGCCCGCAACCAGGAGGCCAGGCAAGCGATCGCCCGCGAGGCGGAGCAGCTGCTGCAGAGGGAGGCTCAGCAGTTCCTGGAGTGGTGGGACAGCCTGGAGGCCGTGCCGACCATCAACCGATTGCGGGCATCGATGGAAACGATCCGCGGCGAGGAACTTCAAAAGGCCCTGAGTCGGATGGGGCCCGATTTCTCTGCCCGGGAGCGCAAGGTTGTGGAAGCCCTCAGCAAGGGCATCATCAACAAGATCCTGCACACCCCTGTGACCCAGTTGCGTTCTCCCCAGAGCCGTCAGGAGCGTCAGCACTCCCTGCGCACCGTGGAGCGTTTGTTTGACCTGGAGCCGCAGGTTGATAGCTGA
- the gndA gene encoding NADP-dependent phosphogluconate dehydrogenase codes for MSKSHFGLIGLGVMGENLVLNAERNGFSSVVYNRTYAKTEEFLNGRGQGKNIQGASDLEDFVGKLERPRRILMMVKAGPAVDAVVDQISPHLEEGDLLIDGGNSDYHDTERRVKQLESKSFGFIGMGVSGGAKGALEGPSMMPGGTKASYDAIESLVNKMAAQVEDGPCVTYIGPGGSGHLVKTVHNGIEYGIEQILAEGYDLMKRVKGMNGDQMADVLGQWNATEELSSYLVEITEVCLRTKDPQDGQDLVEKIMDQAGQKGTGLWTVVTALQMGASVPTIYASLNGRVMSSMKEQRVKAEDVLKGPAIKDFDLGTPADAMSPLMDATVLSCVASYAQGMELLRIASNDLDYDLHMPSIAQIWKGGCIIRARLLKRIQDAFNKDPQLPNLMLDPWFAEQVNRRLPGLAKVVAGAAESGIPVPCFSSTLDYINSYRTGRLPQNLVQAMRDCFGSHTYKRVDKEGTFHTEWLS; via the coding sequence ATGTCCAAGTCTCACTTCGGTCTGATCGGTCTCGGTGTGATGGGCGAGAACCTCGTCCTTAACGCCGAACGCAATGGTTTTTCCAGCGTTGTTTACAACCGTACCTATGCCAAAACCGAAGAATTCCTGAACGGTCGCGGTCAGGGCAAAAACATTCAAGGTGCCTCGGATCTAGAGGACTTCGTCGGCAAGTTGGAGCGTCCTCGCCGCATCCTGATGATGGTGAAGGCTGGTCCGGCGGTGGATGCAGTCGTTGATCAGATCTCTCCACATCTCGAGGAAGGAGATCTGTTGATTGATGGCGGTAATTCCGATTATCACGACACCGAACGTCGTGTGAAGCAGCTCGAAAGCAAGAGCTTCGGGTTCATCGGTATGGGTGTGTCAGGTGGTGCCAAAGGCGCTCTGGAAGGGCCGAGTATGATGCCGGGTGGAACCAAGGCCTCGTACGACGCGATCGAGAGTCTCGTCAACAAGATGGCCGCACAGGTCGAGGATGGACCCTGCGTCACCTACATCGGTCCCGGTGGATCCGGTCATCTTGTGAAGACCGTCCACAACGGGATCGAGTACGGCATCGAACAGATCCTTGCTGAGGGTTACGACCTGATGAAGCGGGTCAAAGGGATGAACGGCGATCAGATGGCCGACGTTCTGGGCCAGTGGAACGCCACGGAGGAGCTCTCCTCCTATCTGGTGGAGATCACCGAGGTTTGCCTTCGCACCAAGGATCCCCAGGACGGGCAGGATCTCGTCGAGAAAATCATGGATCAGGCCGGTCAGAAGGGAACGGGCCTCTGGACTGTCGTGACAGCTCTGCAGATGGGTGCATCGGTGCCCACGATTTACGCCTCCCTGAATGGGCGGGTGATGAGCTCGATGAAGGAGCAGCGCGTCAAGGCCGAGGACGTTCTCAAGGGACCGGCGATCAAGGACTTCGATCTCGGAACTCCCGCCGATGCGATGTCCCCGCTGATGGATGCCACGGTGCTCAGCTGCGTCGCCAGTTATGCCCAGGGCATGGAGCTGTTGCGGATCGCCTCGAACGATCTGGACTACGACCTTCACATGCCGTCGATCGCTCAGATCTGGAAGGGCGGCTGCATTATCAGAGCCAGGCTTCTCAAGCGCATTCAGGACGCCTTCAACAAGGATCCGCAGCTCCCCAATCTGATGCTGGATCCTTGGTTCGCTGAACAGGTGAACCGGCGTCTTCCCGGACTGGCCAAGGTGGTGGCTGGTGCCGCTGAGAGCGGCATTCCGGTGCCCTGCTTCAGCAGCACGCTGGATTACATCAACAGCTACCGCACCGGGCGCCTGCCTCAGAACCTCGTTCAGGCAATGCGTGATTGCTTTGGCTCCCACACCTACAAGCGTGTCGACAAGGAAGGCACCTTCCATACCGAATGGCTGTCCTGA
- the hypB gene encoding hydrogenase nickel incorporation protein HypB translates to MHMPIGDNLEINLLAANQHKADHNREDFDSWRLLSLNVMSSPGAGKTALLERSLPQLSRTLRMAVLEGDMTTQLDAQRLEAVGIPVVPITTGRACHLDAAMVQGGLRLLEQRLDPSTLDLLWIENVGNLVCPAEFAVGEHLGVALLSVTEGEDKPLKYPVMFRRADVVIITKTDLLPHLPVDVQTIRDNILSVNPDAVIFELSASSGEGFSAWHHWLEETLSRRRVAAESHIRSLC, encoded by the coding sequence ATGCACATGCCCATCGGCGACAACCTGGAGATCAATCTTCTGGCCGCCAACCAGCACAAGGCTGATCACAACCGCGAGGATTTCGATTCCTGGCGGTTGCTGTCGTTGAACGTGATGAGCAGTCCAGGGGCGGGGAAGACGGCCCTGCTGGAGCGATCACTGCCGCAGTTGTCCCGCACGCTGCGGATGGCGGTGCTTGAGGGGGACATGACCACCCAGCTGGATGCCCAGCGCTTGGAGGCTGTGGGCATTCCCGTTGTTCCGATCACCACCGGCAGGGCTTGCCATCTCGATGCCGCCATGGTGCAGGGCGGTCTGCGGCTGTTGGAGCAGAGGCTCGACCCGTCCACGTTGGATCTGCTCTGGATCGAGAACGTCGGCAATCTGGTCTGCCCGGCGGAATTTGCTGTGGGAGAACATCTCGGGGTCGCCCTGCTGAGCGTCACCGAAGGTGAGGACAAGCCCTTGAAGTACCCGGTGATGTTCCGTCGGGCTGATGTGGTGATCATCACCAAAACAGATCTGCTGCCCCATCTGCCAGTGGATGTTCAAACCATTCGCGACAACATCCTCAGCGTCAATCCGGATGCTGTGATTTTTGAACTGTCAGCGAGCTCGGGAGAGGGCTTCAGCGCCTGGCATCACTGGCTGGAGGAGACCCTGAGCCGGCGTCGAGTCGCGGCGGAGTCTCACATAAGATCCCTCTGCTGA
- a CDS encoding glucose-1-phosphate adenylyltransferase, protein MKRVLAIILGGGAGTRLYPLTKMRAKPAVPVAGKYRLIDIPISNCINSNINKMYVMTQFNSASLNRHLSQTFNLSASFGQGFVEVLAAQQTPDSPSWFEGTADAVRKYQWLFQEWDVDEYLILSGDQLYRMDYSLFIEHHRSTGADLTVAALPVDHKQAEAFGLMRTDENGKILEFREKPKGDSLLEMAVDTSRFGLSADSAKERPYLASMGIYVFSRETLFDLLDTKLSHKDFGKEVIPESLARGDKLQSYVFDDYWEDIGTIGAFYEANLALTQQPKPPFSFYDEKFPIYTRPRYLPPSKLVDAQITNSIIGEGSILKSCSIHHCVLGVRSRVESDVVLQDTLVMGADFFESSDERAMLRERGGIAVGVGQGTTVKGAILDKNTRIGNNVTIVNKDHVEEADRADQGFYIRNGIVVVVKNATIPDGMVI, encoded by the coding sequence ATGAAGCGGGTCCTGGCCATCATTCTCGGCGGCGGAGCCGGCACGAGGCTCTACCCGCTTACCAAGATGCGAGCCAAACCGGCCGTGCCTGTGGCGGGTAAATATCGTCTGATTGATATTCCGATCAGCAATTGCATCAACTCGAACATCAACAAGATGTACGTGATGACGCAATTCAACAGTGCGTCACTGAATCGTCACCTCAGCCAGACCTTCAACCTCAGCGCATCGTTTGGGCAGGGCTTCGTTGAGGTGTTGGCTGCTCAGCAGACTCCAGACAGTCCTTCATGGTTTGAAGGCACCGCTGATGCCGTTCGTAAATATCAATGGCTGTTTCAGGAATGGGATGTTGATGAATATCTGATCCTCTCCGGCGACCAGCTCTACCGGATGGACTACAGTCTGTTCATCGAGCATCACCGAAGCACGGGTGCAGATTTAACGGTTGCGGCCCTGCCAGTCGATCACAAACAGGCTGAGGCCTTTGGTCTCATGCGCACCGACGAAAACGGCAAGATTCTTGAATTCCGTGAAAAGCCCAAGGGCGATTCCCTGCTCGAGATGGCTGTGGATACATCGCGGTTCGGCCTGAGTGCTGACTCAGCCAAGGAGAGGCCCTATCTGGCTTCCATGGGCATTTATGTGTTCAGTCGAGAAACCCTGTTTGACCTGCTGGACACGAAGCTTTCCCACAAGGATTTCGGTAAGGAAGTGATTCCTGAATCACTGGCTCGTGGAGACAAGCTTCAGAGTTATGTGTTCGATGATTACTGGGAGGACATCGGCACCATCGGTGCTTTCTATGAGGCCAACCTGGCGTTGACCCAGCAGCCGAAGCCTCCGTTCAGTTTCTACGACGAAAAATTCCCCATTTACACCCGTCCTCGTTATCTGCCCCCCAGCAAACTGGTGGATGCCCAGATCACCAACTCAATCATTGGTGAGGGCTCAATTTTGAAGTCATGCAGTATTCATCACTGCGTGTTGGGTGTTCGTAGCCGTGTTGAGAGCGATGTGGTGCTGCAGGACACCCTCGTGATGGGTGCGGATTTCTTCGAATCCAGCGATGAGCGAGCCATGCTTCGTGAGCGTGGCGGGATTGCTGTTGGTGTGGGTCAGGGAACAACTGTGAAGGGTGCCATTCTTGATAAGAACACCCGAATTGGTAACAACGTCACCATCGTCAATAAGGATCATGTTGAAGAGGCTGATCGTGCTGATCAGGGCTTTTATATCCGCAACGGCATTGTTGTTGTCGTGAAGAATGCAACGATTCCAGATGGAATGGTGATCTGA
- a CDS encoding hydrogenase maturation nickel metallochaperone HypA, producing MHEVDMTRCLLLSLAEWRDSQSSAPQEVRTVHLDVGEFTCVEPDALVTTYAAAVGGTWLERSSLKINSIPLVGRCPCCDSTYTPTVMQQYRSPCCSAPLEDILSGRELRIRRIESAPI from the coding sequence ATGCATGAAGTCGACATGACCCGTTGCCTGCTGCTCTCGTTGGCGGAATGGAGGGATTCCCAGTCATCCGCTCCACAGGAGGTCAGGACAGTGCATCTCGATGTCGGTGAATTCACCTGCGTGGAACCCGATGCGCTGGTCACCACCTATGCGGCCGCCGTTGGCGGGACCTGGCTTGAGCGGTCCAGCCTCAAGATCAACAGCATTCCCCTGGTTGGTCGCTGTCCCTGCTGCGACTCGACCTACACCCCAACGGTGATGCAGCAGTACCGCTCTCCATGTTGTTCTGCACCGCTTGAGGACATCCTCAGCGGCAGGGAACTCAGGATCCGCCGGATCGAATCGGCACCCATCTGA
- the rpe gene encoding ribulose-phosphate 3-epimerase, which yields MGAKPLVISPSILSADFSRLGDEVKAVDQAGADWIHVDVMDGRFVPNITIGPLIVEALRPVTQKPLDVHLMIVEPENYVPDFAKAGADIISVQVEACPHLHRNLAQIKDLGKKAGAVLNPGTPLDTLEYCLELCDLVLIMSVNPGFGGQSFIENQVQKIRDLRRMCDERGLDPWIEVDGGIKAGNAWKVIEAGANAIVSGSGVFNQPDYAEAIKGIRASSSKQAVLV from the coding sequence ATGGGCGCGAAGCCTCTTGTCATCTCTCCATCAATTCTGTCTGCCGACTTCTCCCGCCTTGGCGATGAGGTGAAAGCCGTTGACCAGGCGGGAGCTGACTGGATCCATGTGGATGTCATGGATGGACGCTTCGTCCCGAACATCACGATCGGCCCCCTGATCGTGGAAGCCCTTCGCCCGGTGACCCAGAAACCTCTGGACGTTCACCTGATGATCGTGGAACCAGAGAACTACGTTCCGGACTTCGCCAAAGCCGGCGCCGACATTATTTCGGTGCAGGTTGAAGCTTGTCCCCACCTGCACCGGAACCTTGCCCAAATCAAGGATCTAGGCAAGAAGGCCGGCGCAGTGCTGAACCCTGGCACTCCCCTCGACACCCTCGAGTACTGCCTGGAGCTGTGTGATCTGGTGCTGATCATGAGCGTGAACCCCGGCTTCGGGGGCCAGAGCTTCATTGAAAATCAGGTTCAAAAAATTCGCGATCTGCGCCGCATGTGCGACGAGCGCGGACTTGACCCCTGGATTGAAGTCGATGGCGGCATCAAAGCGGGGAACGCCTGGAAGGTGATCGAAGCTGGTGCCAACGCCATCGTGTCCGGTTCCGGGGTGTTCAATCAGCCCGACTACGCCGAAGCCATCAAGGGCATCCGCGCCAGCAGCAGCAAGCAGGCTGTTCTTGTCTGA